Proteins from a single region of Paenibacillus sp. BIHB 4019:
- a CDS encoding helix-turn-helix transcriptional regulator, with protein sequence MTMGDRLKELRLQKNLSQEAVARAIGITRSAYSHYEINNRQPVYETLIKLAFFFHVTTDYIIEGETRQQVAGLAREETHELLQLLNHMDEDKRKASIHKLLNVIRESE encoded by the coding sequence ATGACGATGGGAGACCGCTTGAAGGAACTCCGCTTACAAAAAAATCTTTCGCAAGAAGCCGTTGCCCGTGCGATCGGAATCACCCGCTCCGCTTACAGTCATTACGAAATTAACAATCGCCAGCCGGTATATGAAACGCTGATTAAGCTCGCCTTCTTTTTTCATGTGACGACGGATTATATTATTGAAGGTGAAACCCGCCAGCAAGTGGCTGGACTCGCCAGGGAAGAAACGCATGAGCTGCTGCAGCTGCTGAATCATATGGATGAAGACAAACGAAAAGCATCGATTCATAAATTGCTTAATGTCATTCGCGAGTCGGAGTAA
- a CDS encoding carboxymuconolactone decarboxylase family protein — MKLRVNYRTANPAVFKALMELEKAASSSGIDPITYELIKLRASQINGCAFCLDMHSEDLMNKGESLQRIMLLSVWREAPIYTEKECAVLELTEHVTQVSAAGVPDELYNRVRDYYDEAEYAALILAIITINSWNRIAISTSMFPGCFD, encoded by the coding sequence ATGAAATTAAGAGTAAACTATCGCACGGCGAACCCGGCAGTATTTAAAGCATTGATGGAATTGGAGAAAGCAGCGTCAAGCTCTGGCATTGATCCTATCACCTACGAGCTTATTAAGCTGCGGGCGTCGCAAATCAATGGCTGTGCTTTTTGTCTGGATATGCATAGTGAGGATTTGATGAACAAAGGCGAAAGTTTGCAGCGAATTATGCTGCTAAGCGTATGGCGAGAAGCGCCTATTTACACGGAGAAGGAATGTGCAGTTTTGGAATTGACCGAGCACGTGACTCAGGTTTCTGCAGCGGGGGTGCCGGATGAGCTGTACAATCGCGTGAGAGACTATTATGATGAAGCGGAATATGCAGCATTAATTTTGGCGATTATTACGATTAACAGCTGGAATCGGATTGCCATTTCAACTAGCATGTTCCCCGGCTGCTTCGACTAA
- a CDS encoding sigma-70 family RNA polymerase sigma factor: MADTQVLWKVAEWYADYKSLLSSLAYKLLGSRQEADDVVQDVFVTLQSAEPHPLSNVRAYLCKMTVNRCMNVLQSARHKREAYVGEWLPEPWSGNYNDEPLEQLARRETISYAMLVMLEHLSPLERAVFVLREGYGYGYDELAELVGKSEANCRKILSRAKQALDLYRLLPQSHAEEQELTVDAAALEPFVAAFEQADIGKLLALMRQDAVFITDGGGKVTAVRRPVISARRAVILLRRMSTHSLHGTNISISMLNGQPALIFRRGKNVQAVMCLEWVQTEEGSRIKRIYTMYNPDKLSLI, from the coding sequence ATGGCGGATACTCAGGTGTTGTGGAAAGTAGCAGAGTGGTATGCGGATTATAAGTCGCTGCTTAGCTCGCTTGCATACAAGCTGCTTGGATCACGGCAGGAGGCGGACGATGTCGTCCAGGATGTTTTTGTGACGCTTCAGTCGGCGGAGCCACATCCGCTGAGCAATGTCAGAGCTTATTTATGCAAAATGACGGTCAACCGCTGTATGAATGTGCTGCAATCTGCCCGCCACAAGCGAGAAGCTTATGTCGGTGAATGGCTGCCGGAGCCATGGAGCGGCAATTATAACGATGAACCTTTGGAGCAGCTCGCGCGCCGGGAAACGATCAGCTATGCCATGCTCGTCATGCTGGAGCATTTATCCCCATTAGAGCGTGCTGTATTTGTGCTGCGTGAAGGCTATGGCTACGGCTACGATGAGCTTGCTGAGCTGGTAGGCAAGTCAGAGGCAAACTGCCGCAAAATTTTAAGTCGTGCCAAGCAGGCGCTTGACCTATACCGCCTGCTTCCACAATCGCATGCTGAGGAACAAGAGCTAACGGTGGACGCAGCAGCATTGGAGCCATTTGTTGCGGCATTTGAACAGGCCGATATTGGGAAGCTGCTTGCCCTGATGCGTCAAGATGCAGTGTTTATCACCGACGGCGGCGGCAAAGTTACTGCAGTGAGACGGCCCGTTATTAGCGCACGCCGCGCTGTAATACTGCTGCGGAGAATGTCTACGCATAGCCTGCACGGTACGAACATATCCATTTCTATGTTGAACGGACAGCCAGCGCTCATCTTCCGCCGGGGCAAAAATGTTCAAGCGGTTATGTGCCTGGAATGGGTGCAAACGGAGGAAGGCAGCCGTATAAAGCGAATTTATACGATGTATAATCCGGATAAGCTATCGTTAATTTAA
- the pdaA gene encoding delta-lactam-biosynthetic de-N-acetylase, with the protein MKRIALRLLSLCLAVWLGCLGMESVMAQPGVYHFGFKKSAGGQLPSINEEGFKGIVQQNGAIFLGDTKQKELYLTFDNGYENGYTAKVLDTLKAKGVPAAFFVTGHFIKDQPELVKRMASEGHIVGNHSWSHPDMTQLSSGQIQTELKKVEEQSALLTGQQQMAYLRPPRGIFSNQVLAVSKQAGYTSVFWSVAYKDWDIKSQKGAAYALDQVMRQLHPGAVILLHSVSSDNAQALGAIIDGARAQGYAFKSLDQLTNRSY; encoded by the coding sequence ATGAAGCGTATAGCACTCCGGCTGCTGAGCCTGTGTTTGGCTGTATGGTTAGGGTGCCTAGGGATGGAAAGCGTAATGGCGCAGCCGGGCGTGTATCATTTTGGGTTTAAGAAAAGCGCAGGAGGACAGCTGCCTTCGATAAATGAGGAAGGTTTCAAAGGCATCGTCCAGCAAAATGGGGCGATTTTCCTCGGGGATACGAAGCAAAAGGAGCTGTATTTGACCTTCGATAATGGCTATGAAAATGGCTATACAGCTAAGGTGCTGGATACGCTAAAGGCGAAGGGTGTGCCTGCTGCTTTTTTTGTAACAGGCCATTTTATTAAGGATCAGCCGGAGCTGGTGAAGCGTATGGCGTCAGAAGGACATATCGTCGGCAACCATTCATGGAGCCATCCGGATATGACACAGCTCAGCTCAGGACAAATTCAGACCGAGCTCAAAAAGGTGGAGGAGCAGTCGGCACTGCTGACCGGCCAGCAGCAAATGGCGTATTTGCGGCCGCCAAGGGGGATTTTTAGCAATCAGGTGCTTGCTGTCAGCAAGCAGGCTGGATATACTAGCGTTTTTTGGTCGGTTGCCTACAAGGATTGGGACATTAAGAGCCAGAAGGGGGCAGCATACGCCCTAGATCAAGTGATGCGCCAGCTCCATCCGGGAGCTGTAATATTGCTGCATTCGGTTTCAAGCGACAATGCCCAAGCTTTAGGGGCGATTATAGATGGCGCGAGGGCGCAAGGCTATGCATTCAAAAGCTTGGATCAGCTGACGAATCGCAGCTATTGA
- a CDS encoding branched-chain amino acid aminotransferase, with translation MNQPIAIELAATKKTKPQANQLGFGKYYTDHMFIMDYEASKGWHSPRIVPYQPITLDPASKVFHYGQTVFEGLKAYRTESGSILLFRPEENFKRLNRSNERLSIPHLDEEIALEALKQLITVDQDWIPDEDKTSLYVRPFIIANESSLGVAPSQNYMFMIILSPVGSYYAEGIHPVKIFVESEYVRAVKGGVGNAKTAGNYAAGLKAQEEASAKGCTQVLWLDGVERKYIEEVGSMNVFFSINGTIVTPALNGSILDGITRKSIIELLKSWNIPVEERKLSIDELVEAYHNDTLEEAFGTGTAAVISPIGELHYLDEQLLLRGGETGPLSRKLYETLTGIQTGVIADPFGWTVELPSAQYTAGTK, from the coding sequence ATGAACCAACCGATTGCCATTGAACTAGCTGCTACCAAAAAAACAAAGCCCCAAGCCAATCAATTAGGGTTTGGAAAATATTATACCGACCATATGTTCATTATGGACTATGAAGCATCGAAAGGCTGGCATAGCCCAAGAATCGTTCCTTACCAACCGATTACGCTTGACCCTGCTTCCAAGGTGTTCCACTATGGACAAACGGTGTTTGAAGGGTTGAAAGCGTATCGCACGGAGAGCGGCAGCATTTTGCTGTTCCGTCCAGAAGAAAACTTTAAACGATTAAACCGCTCTAACGAGCGCCTAAGCATTCCACATCTTGACGAGGAGATTGCGCTGGAAGCTTTGAAGCAGCTCATCACCGTTGATCAAGACTGGATTCCTGATGAGGATAAAACGTCCCTGTACGTTCGTCCATTCATTATTGCAAATGAATCATCCCTCGGTGTAGCGCCATCGCAAAACTATATGTTTATGATTATCCTCTCTCCGGTCGGATCGTATTACGCAGAGGGCATTCATCCGGTGAAAATTTTCGTGGAATCCGAATATGTACGTGCGGTTAAAGGCGGCGTCGGCAATGCCAAGACAGCTGGCAACTATGCTGCTGGCTTGAAAGCCCAGGAAGAAGCATCAGCTAAAGGCTGCACGCAAGTATTGTGGCTGGACGGTGTTGAGCGTAAATACATCGAGGAAGTTGGCAGCATGAACGTCTTTTTCAGCATCAACGGTACGATTGTCACTCCGGCGCTGAATGGCAGCATTCTCGACGGCATTACGCGCAAATCGATTATTGAGCTGCTTAAATCGTGGAACATTCCTGTTGAGGAGCGCAAGCTGTCCATTGACGAGCTCGTGGAAGCTTATCATAATGATACGCTGGAGGAAGCTTTCGGAACAGGTACGGCAGCAGTTATTTCTCCAATTGGAGAGCTGCATTACCTCGATGAGCAGCTGCTGCTTCGCGGTGGCGAGACAGGCCCGTTGTCACGCAAGCTGTATGAGACGTTAACAGGCATCCAAACGGGCGTCATTGCCGATCCATTCGGCTGGACCGTTGAACTGCCAAGTGCCCAATATACCGCTGGAACAAAATAA
- a CDS encoding LysR family transcriptional regulator: MDIRQLKYFLAIAKEGQITRAAKLLNMEQPPLSRQLKQMEQELNVTLFDRNGKSLVLTHAGELLRDKAESLVDQFNETMQEVRELDAGIQGVLPIGSVVSCISLLPPVIERFRDKHPEVTFKIWEGDHYMLGSQLEKRSIELVVARLPFESASDSQPYSILPLPSDPFVAVLPSKWSTDPQKQSMQMSELKDLPFLALKTERTTAMHEKVMIECRAHGFEPKIICECSSVAIIMALVAAGIGVTVFPKSVMASFPLPTIRMLAITDTDFQSDVGIVWLRNRYLSNAARHFIQMFQQ, translated from the coding sequence ATGGATATCCGTCAGCTTAAATACTTTTTGGCGATCGCCAAGGAGGGGCAAATTACGCGTGCGGCCAAGCTGCTGAATATGGAGCAGCCCCCGCTCAGCCGCCAATTAAAGCAAATGGAGCAGGAGCTGAACGTTACTTTATTTGACCGCAATGGCAAAAGCCTTGTGCTGACTCATGCGGGAGAGCTGCTGCGCGATAAGGCCGAAAGCTTAGTCGATCAATTTAATGAAACGATGCAGGAGGTACGCGAGCTCGATGCGGGCATTCAGGGCGTACTGCCGATTGGCTCGGTCGTTTCCTGCATTTCGCTGCTGCCGCCTGTCATTGAGCGGTTTCGGGACAAGCATCCCGAGGTGACGTTCAAAATTTGGGAAGGCGATCATTATATGCTGGGCAGCCAGCTGGAGAAGCGCAGCATTGAGCTTGTTGTTGCAAGACTCCCGTTTGAATCGGCTTCTGATTCGCAGCCTTATTCGATATTGCCGCTGCCATCCGACCCATTCGTTGCGGTGCTGCCTTCTAAGTGGAGCACAGATCCGCAAAAGCAATCGATGCAGATGAGCGAGCTTAAGGATTTGCCGTTTCTTGCCCTCAAGACGGAGCGGACAACGGCCATGCATGAGAAGGTAATGATTGAATGCCGTGCCCACGGCTTTGAGCCGAAAATCATCTGCGAATGCTCCAGCGTCGCCATAATAATGGCGCTAGTGGCAGCAGGAATCGGCGTGACCGTCTTTCCTAAATCGGTTATGGCTTCTTTTCCGCTTCCAACGATTCGCATGCTGGCCATCACAGACACGGATTTTCAATCGGATGTCGGCATCGTATGGCTCAGGAATCGTTATCTGTCCAATGCCGCCCGCCATTTTATTCAAATGTTTCAGCAATAG
- a CDS encoding helix-turn-helix domain-containing protein: MLKSKYMRRLVAFSMVLLTIPILTLGGLSYFKAKGIIEDKVQQGNREVLVQTQLQVEQLLKTIDSSLIQFINRPLINQVVVKQIEPRDFTLINELSEELYKLQAYDTGIQNISLASLEQQWTLDNSGFRYASGNDKMKPLTELKAIPELSSWVSDAKSSHVQLVKKLPINTLKNPAGLMVATVPLYRLDKLMPQETKETATVIFDANYRQLTGQEGTAFTSADLSGMVPQLREAANKEEGSITIKTEKGPIGLNYRISPYNSWIYVSFISMEQVTMETSAIGWYTALICIIVFLTLLAISLFGSRKMYEPIRRVFESALDGAESPQRDELEVIGERIQSLKLLQSKLLGQLQGQTQQLKEFFVRKLLLGELSGSHIREKATQYHYELEQAVYCILTVQIDTFKGTRFQENDRDLLMFAVNNIVIELIPGELRFDPVVIGGNQVTLLKAAAGEADMDEAKNAVYAWAETVQSKVKEIVGLSVSIGISRFHKKLTDASQAYGESLEALKYRFRLGEEAILHAQDVLPDQRTPAVFPEWIEKQLIEAILISDLEQARKLLKEFLALAMRGHIHHKEIQMCLFRLLADLLREVQNAGEELHLQMLDERELFDQLAKLKTSAETEEWFMSSLLIPMVQEMSSQWDRRNRNISDQIKEIIHHEYEQDITLELCSARTNYHPNYLKTVFRKETGINFSEYLSQYRLSQAKKWLLETDWKIAEISARIQYQNPQNFIRYFRKMEQMTPGEYRKKYRAE; encoded by the coding sequence TTGTTAAAATCAAAATATATGCGAAGGCTGGTCGCCTTCAGTATGGTGCTTCTGACCATTCCGATTTTGACGCTTGGCGGCCTGTCCTATTTTAAAGCAAAAGGAATCATTGAAGATAAAGTGCAGCAGGGCAATCGCGAGGTGCTCGTCCAGACGCAGCTTCAAGTAGAGCAGCTGCTTAAGACAATCGACAGCTCGCTCATTCAGTTCATTAATCGGCCGCTTATTAATCAGGTCGTCGTCAAGCAAATTGAACCACGCGATTTTACGTTAATTAATGAGTTGTCGGAGGAGTTGTATAAGCTGCAGGCTTATGATACCGGCATTCAAAATATAAGTTTGGCCAGCTTAGAACAGCAGTGGACACTTGATAACAGCGGGTTTCGCTACGCTTCTGGCAATGACAAAATGAAACCGCTTACTGAATTGAAAGCTATCCCTGAGCTGTCCAGCTGGGTGAGCGATGCGAAGAGCAGCCATGTGCAATTAGTAAAAAAGCTGCCCATTAATACGTTGAAAAATCCTGCCGGACTTATGGTTGCGACCGTTCCGCTCTACCGGCTGGATAAGCTGATGCCGCAGGAGACGAAGGAAACGGCGACAGTCATTTTTGATGCGAATTATCGGCAGTTGACCGGCCAGGAAGGGACGGCCTTCACCTCTGCGGATTTGAGCGGCATGGTGCCGCAGCTTCGCGAAGCAGCAAATAAGGAAGAGGGCTCCATTACGATTAAGACGGAGAAAGGTCCTATTGGGCTAAATTACCGGATATCTCCTTATAACAGCTGGATTTATGTGTCTTTTATTTCAATGGAGCAGGTAACGATGGAGACGAGTGCCATCGGCTGGTATACGGCGCTTATTTGTATCATTGTGTTTCTGACGCTGCTGGCGATTTCTTTGTTCGGATCGCGAAAAATGTATGAACCGATTCGCCGCGTGTTCGAATCGGCGCTGGACGGGGCAGAATCGCCGCAAAGGGACGAGCTGGAGGTTATAGGCGAACGCATTCAATCGCTTAAGCTATTGCAATCCAAGCTGCTTGGGCAATTGCAGGGTCAGACGCAGCAGCTCAAAGAATTTTTCGTGCGCAAGCTGCTGCTTGGCGAGCTTTCGGGCAGCCATATCCGGGAGAAAGCGACGCAATATCATTATGAGCTTGAGCAAGCGGTGTATTGTATCCTGACTGTACAAATCGATACCTTTAAAGGTACTCGTTTTCAGGAAAATGATCGCGATCTGCTCATGTTCGCCGTCAACAACATCGTTATTGAGCTGATTCCGGGAGAGCTTCGCTTTGACCCAGTTGTCATTGGGGGGAATCAGGTTACATTGCTCAAGGCTGCCGCTGGGGAGGCTGACATGGATGAAGCGAAAAATGCGGTGTATGCATGGGCGGAAACGGTGCAGTCCAAAGTTAAGGAAATCGTTGGTCTCAGCGTAAGCATTGGAATCAGCCGATTCCATAAGAAGCTGACTGACGCATCGCAGGCATACGGGGAAAGCCTAGAAGCATTGAAATACCGCTTTCGTCTAGGTGAAGAAGCGATTTTGCACGCACAGGATGTATTGCCAGATCAACGCACCCCTGCTGTATTTCCAGAATGGATTGAAAAGCAGCTCATTGAAGCGATTTTGATATCTGATTTGGAGCAAGCGCGGAAGCTGCTAAAGGAATTTCTTGCATTAGCGATGCGAGGGCATATTCATCATAAGGAAATTCAGATGTGCCTGTTCCGGCTGCTTGCGGATTTGCTTCGCGAGGTGCAAAATGCCGGGGAGGAGCTTCACCTGCAAATGCTGGATGAGCGAGAATTGTTTGATCAGCTGGCCAAGCTGAAAACGTCAGCGGAAACCGAGGAGTGGTTTATGTCATCGCTGCTTATTCCGATGGTTCAAGAGATGAGCTCGCAATGGGATCGCCGCAACCGCAACATTTCCGACCAAATTAAAGAAATTATTCATCATGAATATGAGCAGGACATTACGCTGGAGCTTTGCTCAGCCCGGACTAATTACCATCCTAATTATTTGAAAACGGTTTTCCGCAAGGAGACCGGCATTAATTTTAGCGAATATTTGTCACAGTATCGGCTGAGTCAGGCGAAGAAGTGGCTGCTCGAAACGGATTGGAAAATCGCCGAAATTTCCGCACGCATCCAGTATCAGAATCCACAAAATTTTATCCGTTATTTTCGGAAAATGGAGCAGATGACCCCGGGAGAATATCGGAAAAAATATCGAGCGGAGTAA
- a CDS encoding sugar ABC transporter permease: MDLLSKRWRRHRWFYLMLFPGVLYFITYKYVPMWGVLISFQDYQPYMGFWKSNWVGFKHFEAFFQNDAFWMLFRNTFMLAMYNIVFFFPLPIVIALMLNEVRKEAYKRIVQTLIYVPHFVSWVVVAGISFLFFSSQDGLVNMMLAESGKNPINFLLSENWFRTMITSQVMWKETGWGTIIFLAALAGVDPQLYEAAKIDGAGRWKQMWHITLPAIRSTIVILLILRLGHFLDTGFEQIFLMLNSMNRDVGEVFDTYVYNMGITQGQFSFSTAVGVFKSAVGLVLVVAANYLAKKFGEDGIY; the protein is encoded by the coding sequence ATGGACCTGCTGTCCAAACGCTGGAGAAGGCATCGCTGGTTTTATCTCATGTTATTTCCTGGCGTTTTGTATTTTATCACTTACAAATATGTGCCGATGTGGGGAGTGCTCATCTCCTTTCAGGATTACCAGCCGTACATGGGTTTTTGGAAAAGCAATTGGGTAGGATTCAAGCATTTCGAAGCCTTTTTCCAAAATGATGCGTTTTGGATGCTTTTTCGCAACACCTTTATGCTGGCGATGTACAACATTGTTTTCTTTTTCCCGCTGCCGATTGTTATCGCTTTGATGTTGAATGAAGTGCGAAAGGAAGCTTATAAGCGAATCGTGCAGACGCTCATTTATGTGCCGCATTTTGTGTCGTGGGTCGTCGTGGCGGGCATCAGCTTTCTATTCTTCTCTTCACAGGATGGCCTCGTTAATATGATGCTGGCTGAATCGGGTAAAAATCCGATTAACTTTCTTCTCAGCGAGAATTGGTTCCGCACGATGATTACTTCGCAAGTGATGTGGAAGGAGACGGGCTGGGGCACGATTATTTTTCTCGCAGCGCTTGCTGGGGTAGATCCGCAGCTGTATGAGGCAGCCAAAATCGACGGCGCCGGAAGATGGAAGCAAATGTGGCATATTACGCTCCCAGCTATCCGGAGCACAATCGTCATCCTGCTCATCCTGCGGCTCGGCCATTTTCTCGATACTGGCTTTGAACAAATTTTTCTCATGCTCAATTCGATGAACCGGGATGTCGGTGAAGTATTTGATACGTACGTGTACAACATGGGGATTACGCAAGGGCAATTCAGCTTTAGTACAGCGGTTGGCGTATTTAAATCAGCCGTAGGACTTGTGCTGGTCGTAGCGGCCAACTATTTGGCTAAGAAGTTTGGGGAAGACGGGATATATTAG
- a CDS encoding carbohydrate ABC transporter permease has protein sequence MDKSLMGRFIDWTNYLLLGLIAAVCILPFIYILSASLTAPEELLKRGFILIPHSFSLEGYRYVLSTNTIVNSLGVTALVTVVGTLVNLLFTALMAYPLAQRDLFGSKLIMKMVVFSMLFGGGMIPTYLIVRWTGLLDHVGALIIPGLISAFNLIIMRNFFQNLPDGLEEAARIDGCSDPGILFRIVIPLSAPVLASLALFYAVGHWNSYFSAVLYINDSSLWPIQVWLRQIVILSQGGIGDSTSFETGYVAPPAETIKMAVIVLSVLPILVVYPFLQKHFAKGALLGSVKG, from the coding sequence ATGGATAAAAGCTTGATGGGACGATTCATTGACTGGACGAATTATTTGCTGCTCGGCCTAATTGCCGCTGTGTGCATTTTGCCGTTTATTTATATTTTGTCAGCGTCGCTTACGGCGCCGGAAGAGCTTTTAAAGCGAGGCTTCATCCTCATTCCGCACAGCTTTTCACTAGAAGGCTATCGCTATGTGCTATCGACCAATACGATCGTGAACAGCCTTGGCGTAACTGCGCTGGTCACCGTTGTCGGAACACTCGTAAATTTGCTGTTTACCGCGCTTATGGCGTATCCGCTTGCGCAGCGGGATTTGTTCGGAAGCAAGCTGATTATGAAAATGGTCGTATTCTCGATGCTATTTGGCGGAGGCATGATTCCGACTTATTTGATCGTAAGATGGACGGGGTTGCTAGATCATGTCGGAGCGTTAATCATTCCAGGCCTGATCAGCGCCTTTAATCTGATTATTATGCGGAATTTTTTTCAAAACCTTCCGGATGGCTTGGAGGAAGCGGCGCGAATTGACGGATGCAGCGATCCCGGCATTTTATTCCGTATCGTCATTCCGCTTTCGGCTCCTGTATTAGCATCGCTGGCTTTATTTTATGCAGTTGGGCATTGGAATTCCTATTTCAGCGCCGTGCTCTATATTAACGATTCAAGCCTTTGGCCAATACAAGTATGGCTGCGGCAAATCGTTATTTTATCCCAAGGGGGGATTGGAGACTCAACCTCGTTTGAAACCGGTTATGTGGCACCGCCAGCGGAAACGATTAAAATGGCCGTTATCGTCCTTTCTGTTTTACCGATACTCGTCGTTTATCCGTTTTTGCAAAAGCATTTCGCTAAAGGGGCGCTGCTAGGTTCAGTAAAAGGGTAG
- a CDS encoding extracellular solute-binding protein: protein MKKLMNQNVLKRMVTCTCISGIMAGVLAGCGSSGNEEAGTGASAEAGPGTTAINIMMIQFGTEPMKKDSPGIKYVEDYTNTKLDFTWVPTSAYDDKVSATLASGKLPDLMLVRRNKDSAMLNAQLSGVFWELTPFLQNTKNLANMSEIAKTNAMIGGKLYGIPRERVLARYGMIFRKDWLDHLGLQQPQSVDDIYKIAKAFTQNDPDGNGKNDTFGIQEDKAMELLKQLNVYNGGPNGWGLQDGKVMPDFVYPEFKEALDLYKKMVEEKLIINDFPIAPKYDYFNKEKAGMYFSVIGDAAGHADLQKANPKVVIDVAQNFAGPKGERVRGTNGYDSLLAIPKSSVKTEEQVKAIIDFLDKMADKKMEDFIAWGLEGTDYELAGGKPVKNEAATSSIGDLWNLRWIYSTTIAMQGEKKELDVKLEKLYEDNLELAVVDLSASLLSETNVQKGNELKTAITDAQTKYVLGELDEKGWNDAVAKWRKDGGDKIIEEFTADYNAIHAK from the coding sequence ATGAAAAAGCTAATGAATCAAAATGTACTTAAACGAATGGTTACCTGCACCTGTATTTCCGGTATTATGGCAGGCGTGCTGGCAGGCTGCGGTTCTTCTGGCAATGAGGAAGCGGGCACTGGGGCAAGCGCAGAAGCAGGGCCAGGAACGACAGCGATCAACATTATGATGATCCAGTTTGGCACGGAGCCGATGAAAAAGGATAGTCCCGGCATTAAGTATGTTGAAGATTATACGAACACGAAGCTTGATTTCACTTGGGTGCCAACATCCGCCTACGACGACAAGGTTAGTGCAACGCTTGCTTCCGGCAAGCTGCCTGATCTAATGCTCGTGCGGCGGAATAAAGATTCCGCGATGCTCAATGCCCAGCTGTCAGGGGTGTTTTGGGAGCTGACACCCTTTTTGCAAAATACGAAAAACTTGGCTAATATGAGCGAGATCGCCAAAACGAATGCGATGATCGGCGGCAAGCTGTACGGTATTCCGAGGGAGCGGGTGCTGGCGCGCTACGGCATGATTTTTCGCAAAGATTGGCTCGATCATCTAGGTTTGCAGCAGCCCCAATCGGTGGATGATATTTACAAAATAGCGAAAGCGTTTACACAAAATGATCCGGACGGCAATGGCAAAAACGATACGTTCGGCATACAGGAAGACAAGGCGATGGAGCTGCTTAAGCAATTAAATGTGTATAATGGCGGCCCGAATGGCTGGGGGCTTCAGGATGGCAAGGTGATGCCTGATTTCGTCTATCCGGAATTTAAGGAGGCACTTGATCTTTATAAAAAAATGGTCGAGGAGAAACTCATTATTAATGACTTCCCGATTGCGCCGAAATATGATTATTTCAATAAAGAGAAGGCAGGCATGTATTTCTCCGTTATCGGTGATGCTGCGGGCCACGCCGATTTGCAGAAGGCTAACCCGAAGGTCGTTATTGATGTGGCGCAAAACTTTGCAGGACCTAAAGGCGAGCGTGTGCGGGGAACGAATGGGTATGATTCTCTGCTTGCGATTCCGAAATCCAGTGTGAAAACAGAGGAACAAGTGAAAGCCATTATTGATTTCCTCGACAAAATGGCCGACAAGAAGATGGAAGATTTCATCGCTTGGGGACTAGAGGGCACCGATTATGAGCTGGCCGGCGGCAAACCAGTGAAAAATGAAGCGGCAACGTCCTCCATTGGCGATTTGTGGAATTTGCGGTGGATTTATTCGACCACCATTGCGATGCAGGGTGAAAAGAAGGAGTTGGACGTCAAGCTGGAGAAGCTATATGAGGATAATTTGGAGCTTGCTGTGGTTGATTTAAGCGCATCGTTGTTGTCCGAGACCAATGTGCAGAAGGGCAATGAGCTCAAAACAGCAATAACCGATGCACAGACCAAATACGTATTGGGTGAGCTTGACGAGAAAGGTTGGAATGATGCAGTTGCCAAATGGAGAAAAGACGGCGGAGACAAAATCATCGAAGAGTTTACAGCCGATTACAACGCAATTCACGCAAAATGA